A part of Cottoperca gobio chromosome 4, fCotGob3.1, whole genome shotgun sequence genomic DNA contains:
- the LOC115007102 gene encoding regulator of G-protein signaling 1-like isoform X4, whose protein sequence is MPSLIVEPLNTQHFIMDRDDRKRNKNIGKNFMCRLQCMFSHSSSSERLSLEDTQQWSQSLERLLESKYGLATFRNFLKSEYSDENIEFWLTCEDYKKIKSSFRMSSRAKKIYEQYIKAESPKEINIDYHTREQIKRNVKTPTMHCFDDAQKMVYGLMERDSYPRFLRSDIYRTLLENLAADATKG, encoded by the exons ATGCCCAGCCTAATCGTCGAACCACTCAACACACAACACTTCATCATGGACAGAGAtgacaggaagagaaacaagaacAT CGGAAAGAACTTTATGTGCCGACTGCAGTGCATGTTCTCACACTCATCAAGCTCTGAGAG GCTAAGTTTAGAAGATACCCAACAATGGTCACAGTCACTGGAAAGGCTTCTTGAGTCTAAAT ATGGACTGGCCACTTTTCGCAACTTTCTCAAATCTGAATACAGCGATGAGAATATTGAGTTCTGGCTCACCTGTGAGGACTACAAGAAGATCAAGTCTTCATTCAGAATGTCCTCCAGAGCCAAGAAGATTTACGAGCAGTACATCAAAGCAGAATCTCCTAAAGAG ATCAACATTGACTATCACACCCGAGAGCAGATCAAAAGGAACGTCAAGACTCCCACCATGCACTGCTTTGACGACGCTCAGAAGATGGTTTACGGGCTGATGGAAAGAGACTCGTACCCGCGGTTCCTCCGCTCGGACATTTATAGAACTCTCCTGGAAAACCTTGCCGCCGACGCCACGAAGGGATGA
- the LOC115007102 gene encoding regulator of G-protein signaling 21-like isoform X1, with the protein MPSLIVEPLNTQHFIMDRDDRKRNKNMDAFMYFLSLHSGKNFMCRLQCMFSHSSSSESRLSLEDTQQWSQSLERLLESKYGLATFRNFLKSEYSDENIEFWLTCEDYKKIKSSFRMSSRAKKIYEQYIKAESPKEINIDYHTREQIKRNVKTPTMHCFDDAQKMVYGLMERDSYPRFLRSDIYRTLLENLAADATKG; encoded by the exons ATGCCCAGCCTAATCGTCGAACCACTCAACACACAACACTTCATCATGGACAGAGAtgacaggaagagaaacaagaacAT GGATGCATTCATGTATTTCTTATCTCTACACAGCGGAAAGAACTTTATGTGCCGACTGCAGTGCATGTTCTCACACTCATCAAGCTCTGAGAG CAGGCTAAGTTTAGAAGATACCCAACAATGGTCACAGTCACTGGAAAGGCTTCTTGAGTCTAAAT ATGGACTGGCCACTTTTCGCAACTTTCTCAAATCTGAATACAGCGATGAGAATATTGAGTTCTGGCTCACCTGTGAGGACTACAAGAAGATCAAGTCTTCATTCAGAATGTCCTCCAGAGCCAAGAAGATTTACGAGCAGTACATCAAAGCAGAATCTCCTAAAGAG ATCAACATTGACTATCACACCCGAGAGCAGATCAAAAGGAACGTCAAGACTCCCACCATGCACTGCTTTGACGACGCTCAGAAGATGGTTTACGGGCTGATGGAAAGAGACTCGTACCCGCGGTTCCTCCGCTCGGACATTTATAGAACTCTCCTGGAAAACCTTGCCGCCGACGCCACGAAGGGATGA
- the LOC115007102 gene encoding regulator of G-protein signaling 21-like isoform X3 — MPSLIVEPLNTQHFIMDRDDRKRNKNIGKNFMCRLQCMFSHSSSSESRLSLEDTQQWSQSLERLLESKYGLATFRNFLKSEYSDENIEFWLTCEDYKKIKSSFRMSSRAKKIYEQYIKAESPKEINIDYHTREQIKRNVKTPTMHCFDDAQKMVYGLMERDSYPRFLRSDIYRTLLENLAADATKG, encoded by the exons ATGCCCAGCCTAATCGTCGAACCACTCAACACACAACACTTCATCATGGACAGAGAtgacaggaagagaaacaagaacAT CGGAAAGAACTTTATGTGCCGACTGCAGTGCATGTTCTCACACTCATCAAGCTCTGAGAG CAGGCTAAGTTTAGAAGATACCCAACAATGGTCACAGTCACTGGAAAGGCTTCTTGAGTCTAAAT ATGGACTGGCCACTTTTCGCAACTTTCTCAAATCTGAATACAGCGATGAGAATATTGAGTTCTGGCTCACCTGTGAGGACTACAAGAAGATCAAGTCTTCATTCAGAATGTCCTCCAGAGCCAAGAAGATTTACGAGCAGTACATCAAAGCAGAATCTCCTAAAGAG ATCAACATTGACTATCACACCCGAGAGCAGATCAAAAGGAACGTCAAGACTCCCACCATGCACTGCTTTGACGACGCTCAGAAGATGGTTTACGGGCTGATGGAAAGAGACTCGTACCCGCGGTTCCTCCGCTCGGACATTTATAGAACTCTCCTGGAAAACCTTGCCGCCGACGCCACGAAGGGATGA
- the LOC115007102 gene encoding regulator of G-protein signaling 8-like isoform X2: MPSLIVEPLNTQHFIMDRDDRKRNKNMDAFMYFLSLHSGKNFMCRLQCMFSHSSSSERLSLEDTQQWSQSLERLLESKYGLATFRNFLKSEYSDENIEFWLTCEDYKKIKSSFRMSSRAKKIYEQYIKAESPKEINIDYHTREQIKRNVKTPTMHCFDDAQKMVYGLMERDSYPRFLRSDIYRTLLENLAADATKG; encoded by the exons ATGCCCAGCCTAATCGTCGAACCACTCAACACACAACACTTCATCATGGACAGAGAtgacaggaagagaaacaagaacAT GGATGCATTCATGTATTTCTTATCTCTACACAGCGGAAAGAACTTTATGTGCCGACTGCAGTGCATGTTCTCACACTCATCAAGCTCTGAGAG GCTAAGTTTAGAAGATACCCAACAATGGTCACAGTCACTGGAAAGGCTTCTTGAGTCTAAAT ATGGACTGGCCACTTTTCGCAACTTTCTCAAATCTGAATACAGCGATGAGAATATTGAGTTCTGGCTCACCTGTGAGGACTACAAGAAGATCAAGTCTTCATTCAGAATGTCCTCCAGAGCCAAGAAGATTTACGAGCAGTACATCAAAGCAGAATCTCCTAAAGAG ATCAACATTGACTATCACACCCGAGAGCAGATCAAAAGGAACGTCAAGACTCCCACCATGCACTGCTTTGACGACGCTCAGAAGATGGTTTACGGGCTGATGGAAAGAGACTCGTACCCGCGGTTCCTCCGCTCGGACATTTATAGAACTCTCCTGGAAAACCTTGCCGCCGACGCCACGAAGGGATGA